The Aspergillus flavus chromosome 6, complete sequence nucleotide sequence ATCAACCCGCGATGCTATGGAACGGAAAGCCTGGTGGTGGGTAAGTTGCGGTATTTCCTATGTAGTGTCAacttccttgttctccaaGGAAATGTTGAGATTTGCCCAGCAGCGACTGCGACCATGACCTTTTTGTATAGAAGTAGTGCCTTGGCGACTAGTCCCGCTCAGAAGAGAACTTTAACAGCTAAGTGGACGCTCAGAGGTTATAGGACGAAGGGTGTAGCGGCGTAGGCCCTGAAAGTATGCGATCTCCTATATActcatatatatttttttttttccaaaGTACAACGCTCTCTACTCTAGGGTAGTATTACCTTCAAAGGCACGCATATCAAGATCATGCAATACACAACAGTTCTCAATGTTTTATCATATTCTTGATTCCTAGGCTAACGGAGATAACGATCCTTTCCTGGACCTCAACAGTTTCTTTGTTTTAAGGCTCAACGTTTGTTGATGTTCAGCCAATTACTCCAACCTGAGGCATTCACAGATCAGATAAGGTTAGATCCCGCCCACGTGATCGCCCGTTGGACCGGAGCGACATGATTGGAGGATCAGCTGTCATCTGCGTCATTTGTTGCGGGCGGTGAGCGAAGGTTCCCCTCTCAATTGCCCCTCGGCATCTTTTTGGCGGGCGTGATGGAGACAACGTTGTAGAAATCAGCATCACATCAAACCGTACCTTCTCGATCCAATCCCCTGCTGTAAACTTCGTGGCCTTTGGTACGATCCGAAAGGACATTGCCGCCGTGGTGGAATTGAGGCCTCTTCGGTATCACGTCAGACCGAGCCACCGACAATTTACGGAGGACTAATTCCGGAGTACAAATAACATACCAGATAAGGTCCGTCTGCCTCTTTCATGACTcaattgtttctttctttgtaaaGCTGCATATTATCCCTCACAGCCGAGAATTACACGTCATATTTTTCCATTCACCGGAAAACTGCTATTGTTCAACAAGTGACTCCATTCTGATATCGCCTTTAGCATCGATATACTCGAAAATAAGGCCCGGTAACCCCGGTCTTGATTGCCTTGCAACATGGCTTCTGCTCCCACACACGAAATGACCCCTGCCGAAGCAGAGTCAGTCTACTTCAACAATTATCCTCCGCCAAAGGCTCTTCCAAAACACGAGGCCCTCGCTCGAGCTTTCATCAACTACCATGTCGAGGACAACAGACGTCTCGTTCTCGTCACGTCGGGAGGTACAACGGTCCCTCTGGAGAACCAGACCGTTCGCTTGTAAGCAGCCTACTTGACCCGGGGAGAGTGTGTCTCTGATGATCTTTTGCCTTCCCAGCATCGACAACTTCTCCGCCGGAACAAGAGGTGCCACGAGTGCCGAGTACTTCCTCGAAGCGGGATACGCCGTGATTTTCCTGCATCGTCAATTCAGTTTACTGCCATATTCTCGCCATTACAGTCATTCGACCAATTGCTTCTTAGACTTCATGGACGAAGCGCCCCCAGCCAGTAATGCCGAATCTGATCACGGACGTATCGTCGTCCACAGTGAATACCAGGACCAGATGCGAGATGTGTTGAGGAAATATCGGTATGCGAAGAAACATAACCGTTTGCTCCTGCTCCCGTTCACCACCGTATCTGAATATCTGTTCGAATTGCGATCGCTGGCCACATTGATGAAACCCCTGGGCCCCAATGCCCTCTTCTACCTCGCCGCGGCGGTTAGCGACTTCTTTATCCCGAGTGATCGGATGTCAGAGCATAAGATCCAGTCCTCTGAGTTGCCTCAAAACCTGAACAACGAAGAAGCCATTGACCCCTCGGACATTTACACGGGCGGAATCCCTCAGGAGACAAAGCCGCCCACCCACAGCAAGAAGCTGATCATTGACCTGGACCCTGTGCCGAAATTTTTGCATCAGCTGGTGGATGGGTGGGCACCCGATGGAAGTATGGTAGTCTCATTCAAGCTCGAGACCGATCCCAATTTGCTTGTGTACAAAGCACGGACGGCACTCCAACGGTACGCGCACCATCTGGTAATTGGCAACCTGCTGTCGACGCGGAAGTGGGAGGTGGTGTTTGTCACCCCTGAATCCCCTTATGAGCGCTGGATTCGGGTTCCAAAGTCTAAGCGCAGTAAGAGTATTTCTGGAGCAGAAGAGCAGGTGGGACTGGCCGAGGCAAAGACAGCGGGGGGCTCAGCGGCCCCGAAGAACGGGGAAACCGGTGGGGACTATCAACAGGGGCAAGACAGTAGCCACGAGGGCATGGAGATTGAGGCGTTGATCATCCCTGAGCTGGTCAAGCTGCACTCGAACATGATCGCGAAGCATGGTGCCCAGGCTTAGTTTGATGTCGTTGGTTATTGAGTAATGTATCATGTTCCTCATGTACAGTATGCACTGTACCTGCTCGGTTAATTAATCTGCTCCGTATTAGActgatatattgattttatttaCCAATTTGTTATTTTGATTATTTAAACTAcgaataaaattaattaattttgtGGATAACGTCTTTCAGATTGAGATTGGCGCCATTGGGCGGCGATCAGGGACGATGATTACCAGGTTGGGAGACATATTGGGTGGATAAAATACCAGCCATACCGTTTCATTACCCTGTCCGTGActtctgttctttctctccaccaAGAGAACTGAGTAGGCATCGGgtctcttccttccattTAGAAACCATGTTTGATATCACAACCAATTGCTCTTCCCGAAGGCTCCGAGACAGGTAAGACTCAATCTGGTGGTGGGTTACAGCTTAATGGAGCTGTTTCAGTTTGACTGTCAGCAGGAGTGTCTCATTCTTGAGCTGCGCCCATACGCGTCATTGAGGTTAAGATCCTAGTGGGTCGATCATCCCTCCGTTGCTCTTGACTCTGCCGCTTAACGAACGTGCAGTCGACCTACCTGCTCGTCCCTTGTCGATCTTCGGGACTTGAGGGggatttttttctcttcctgttcgtttgttttcttctccttttcttcctattCTGTTGTGGCTTT carries:
- a CDS encoding putative phosphopantothenate-cysteine ligase (unnamed protein product); this encodes MASAPTHEMTPAEAESVYFNNYPPPKALPKHEALARAFINYHVEDNRRLVLVTSGGTTVPLENQTVRFIDNFSAGTRGATSAEYFLEAGYAVIFLHRQFSLLPYSRHYSHSTNCFLDFMDEAPPASNAESDHGRIVVHSEYQDQMRDVLRKYRYAKKHNRLLLLPFTTVSEYLFELRSLATLMKPLGPNALFYLAAAVSDFFIPSDRMSEHKIQSSELPQNLNNEEAIDPSDIYTGGIPQETKPPTHSKKLIIDLDPVPKFLHQLVDGWAPDGSMVVSFKLETDPNLLVYKARTALQRYAHHLVIGNLLSTRKWEVVFVTPESPYERWIRVPKSKRSKSISGAEEQVGLAEAKTAGGSAAPKNGETGGDYQQGQDSSHEGMEIEALIIPELVKLHSNMIAKHGAQA